A single genomic interval of Pyrus communis chromosome 7, drPyrComm1.1, whole genome shotgun sequence harbors:
- the LOC137739702 gene encoding WPP domain-interacting tail-anchored protein 1-like, with translation MDYGAGHEASVSVNDVNIDDLEVESSIACNLGSVSSDGVVIGELRHLGEVLTRVELDLACASEKLVNLNVLMMHVATRESEFEAFASEEEQTSAYYLEKALELSHLSGILDSELSELDKLMAILQTEITSAQGILSSYTYLGETVAVIEEKLCDSEQSLKQLQDQAYEIRMESLNLQRAFPCFDGEQNRNDNEEVVGLEDAKVSSTNVKIKMQSVEQQRHILRMLEKALAREMDLEKKLTKSKQIEEDLKLRVHSSEQEAYCMEEEAADALGRWLQADNASEVLMGISKELLGRLQVLQFNLNGSAQREAELRSKLNGQAEAKENTLRKLESSNAKLNSFLLEQTAGLKDSLKEAEDKLIIASSEAFTVREKVSALEGQHNVEVSELETVIADLKENVSKAEARAKNAEAKSKLLTETNTELNEELGLLKSTGSPLDMVDSLERKLRESNIQLQHAVASAEASQEKQNMLYSTITDMDSVIEDLKQKVLKAENRADITEDKCIILSESNADLNEEISFLRGRLECLEASLHQAEEVRIATAADIGLRSKVLTNLLMQLAFERERLHKQISSLAMENKTLKLKLQTNNSRSVVIGNDERESCKDSKHEMATGTRETKEEDESASNSKLDRTQNNASVGESRETRVERTDSTSEFKTVRRIDAGVLSLKHLLMATFILLVSAGAYLFLQQDCPF, from the exons ATGGATTATGGTGCTGGTCATGAAGCGAGTGTATCTGTCAATGATGTTAATATTGATGACCTGGAAGTGGAATCGAGTATAGCTTGCAATCTCGGAAGTGTCTCATCTGATGGTGTGGTAATTGGAGAATTAAGACATCTTGGCGAGGTTCTGACCCGAGTGGAACTAGATCTAGCATGTGCATCTGAGAAGTTAGTTAATCTAAATGTTCTTATGATGCATGTAGCAACCAGGGAGAGCGAGTTTGAAGCCTTTGCTTCCGAGGAAGAGCAGACATCAGCTTATTATCTTGAGAAGGCTCTGGAACTCAGTCACTTATCTGGAATTTTAGACTCAGAGTTGAGTGAATTGGATAAACTCATGGCTATACTTCAAACAGAGATCACCAGTGCCCAGGGGATACTATCTTCATACACGTACTTGGGAGAAACTGTCGCGGTGATTGAAGAAAAGCTGTGCGACTCTGAACAATCATTGAAGCAGTTGCAAGATCAGGCCTATGAAATTAGGATGGAATCCTTGAATCTCCAGAGGGCATTTCCATGTTTTGACGGAGAACAAAATC GGAATGATAACGAAGAAGTGGTTGGTTTAGAGGATGCCAAAGTTTCAAGCACGAATGTAAAGATAAAAATGCAATCTGTTGAACAGCAAAGACATATTCTGAGGATGCTAGAGAAGGCTTTGGCAAGAGAGATGGATCTTGAAAAGAAACTGAccaaatcaaaacaaattgaagaagatctgAAACTGAGGGTGCACTCTTCGGAGCAAGAAGCATATTGCATGGAGGAGGAAGCGGCAGATGCTTTGGGTAGGTGGTTGCAGGCAGATAATGCATCTGAGGTCCTGATGGGTATTTCAAAAGAGCTGTTGGGTAGACTCCAGGTTCTCCAGTTTAATTTAAATGGTTCAGCTCAGCGAGAAGCTGAGCTGAGATCAAAACTCAACGGTCAGGCTGAAGCCAAAGAAAACACATTGCGGAAGCTTGAAAGCAGCAACGCAAAACTAAATAGTTTCCTTCTAGAACAGACAGCCGGCTTAAAAGACAGCTTGAAGGAAGCTGAAGATAAGTTAATTATTGCTAGTTCCGAGGCCTTTACTGTGAGGGAAAAGGTCAGTGCACTTGAGGGGCAGCATAATGTTGAAGTCAGTGAATTGGAAACTGTTATTGCTGATCTGAAAGAGAATGTATCAAAAGCTGAAGCTAGGGCCAAGAATGCAGAAGCCAAAAGCAAATTATTAACAGAGACTAATACGGAACTTAATGAAGAGCTCGGACTTCTTAAAAGCACTGGCAGTCCCTTGGATATGGTGGATTCACTTGAGAGAAAGTTACGGGAATCTAATATCCAGTTACAGCATGCAGTGGCATCTGCTGAAGCTAGCCAGGAGAAACAGAACATGTTGTATTCTACAATCACTGACATGGACAGTGTGATTGAGGATCTAAAGCAGAAGGTTTTAAAAGCTGAAAATCGGGCTGACATAACGGAAGACAAGTGTATAATTTTATCAGAGTCCAATGCAGATCTAAATGAGGAAATAAGCTTTCTGAGGGGTAGATTGGAATGCTTGGAGGCATCTTTACATCAAGCCGAGGAAGTAAGAATAGCTACTGCGGCTGATATTGGTCTTCGGTCCAAAGTTCTTACAAATTTATTGATGCAACTTGCTTTTGAGAGAGAGCGCCTTCATAAGCAG ATCTCTTCTTTAGCGATGGagaataaaactttaaaactgaAGTTGCAAACAAACAATTCTCGTTCTGTGGTCATCGGGAATGATGAAAGAGAAAGTTGTAAAGATTCGAAGCATGAAATGGCTACTGGTACAAGAGAAActaaggaagaagatgagtcTGCTAGCAATTCTAAG CTGGATAGGACTCAGAACAATGCATCTGTTGGTGAGAGTCGTGAGACTAGAGTGGAACGTACTGATTCTACATCTGAGTTCAAGACCGTGAGGAGAATAGATGCAGGAGTGCTAAGCCTTAAGCATTTACTCATGGCAACGTTCATTCTACTGGTTTCGGCTGGagcttatctttttctccaacAAGACTGCCCATTTTGA